Below is a window of Rattus rattus isolate New Zealand chromosome X, Rrattus_CSIRO_v1, whole genome shotgun sequence DNA.
CCTTTAAAGTGTTCCTTCTCAGAGAGCAATGCGATGAGAAAGCAGAATGGGGAAATAGCCCCAGAAAGAAAGAGatttggtttggggttgggggtagtTGAAGGGGACACATGAAAACACAATAGAGTGACACATATGTGTGAAGTTATGATGGCGCCCatgaataagcaaataaatgaaatgctcttcccattctcccttcctccctattGTCTGCACCTTCTCCCCCATCCTTCTCACGCCCTCTCAACAGCTTCAGTAGATTAACACGGACAACATAAAAATTGCATAAGGCCTTTTGCTACATTCTGCTTTAGAATTTAGGAAGCGTTTGTATATTGACCCAATCTTCCCAACAATACAAATGAATTAGGCATGCATCTACTAATGTCCCCATTTGTGGACAAGAACTCCAAAGATCAGAGGGACTTTTAGCTCCACTTACCATAACTGGAAAGTGTCAAAACAAGAGTTGAGACCTAGGATAGCCCAAATTTATGTCGCCACACATTCTCACCACGGCCTTCATGAAGCCTTTACTGTTCACTTCCTGTGTCCCTCCTGCCCTTTGACCTTTGGCACATTTTCCCTGAGGTGTCCACAGACCTGCTTCCTGGAGTGCATTATTCTACCTTGAATTaattctctgcatttcttctttgaatctcTACcgttaaaaaaaactgtattccCATTTTTTTTCAAGCTGTTCTGGAATAATAATAACCATTTACACAAACTAGTGAATGACGTCTTGTGGTTGCTCTTCCCTCTGCTAGCTTGTTCAGGGGTTACCAAaatcctcctcttttttttttttccccattgaacAGCCGTTTTAGAGCATCTGCTTTTTCTGTATGCTCTAACATGTCTCAAAATTCGCCAGAAAAGTGGGCGTAGTGGCacgcatctgtaatcccagtactctgaaCATGGAGGAAAGAGGATCCAGAATCCAAGATCATCATCTGGCCGTATATTGAGATCATGTATAGTTGTAGAGGCCAGTCTGGATATGTAAAATGCTCTCTCAAAACATTGAGCTCTACTGGACAATTAACTAGATAAGACACCCCAAATCATACTTTATGTAGAGATCTCAACTTTCTGTAGACATCATGGAGCACTCCACCCCAAAAAATTATGCAAATCTCTccagttttctgggtttttttccagttttctgttttgttcagcACTATCTTTAGGAGCAAGTCTTTTCACCTTGTTCATTCAATAGGGACTTATGGGGACAATAAACAGCTTTTTAATCAATGACAATATCATGACCCTTATTTTACTAAAAACCTGGATGAAATTTCCTCATTCTTAAAGTTttctaataaatttatttatttatttatttatttatttatttatttatttattatgtgtgtgcaagggtttgtgtgtgggtgtgtgtagagCTGTCAGAGCTCAACAAGTGGGCAGAGTGTCATTTCATACGTGGAGGTCAGGACAATTTaagggagtctgttctctcttgcCATGTAGGTCTTAGTGGCAAGCACCCTCCCTTCCCTGATAATCCTTCTCAATGGGCCACTCTGTCCCAGGTGTGCTCAATATACTTAAACCCAAACTTTGCACTCAGTTAACTAGAGGACAAGGTACTTACTTGGGGTGGGCAGTAGCTATTCTAGAAAACTCATTGTCCCACATTGGTCTCCCAAAGGAGGTTTTCTGTTTCAGACCTGTCAGGACGTCAGTGGCTCTGTCAAAGTTTAATGCTGCATGACCAGCCTggaatgaaagaaatataaaattagaaaaccCAAGTTTGACAGCTGCCTCTTCTGTAAGCTACTTTTAACTTTCAGTGGGAGGATGAGGTCAGGTAAGAAATGTTAATACTTATTTTCGTGTACATGCACGATAACATACTCTGTCTTTTCATTTGCTCCTGGAATCAGTGtttcatatgaactcacaatgTTGCTATCCCAGCCAGTGAGGAAGAGTCGGTAGTTTAGGAAATCCGGTTTGCCTAATTCGTCCGTCTCTTGTTCCAGGGAATTCAATAAGTTGTTGAACCAGGCAAAGGCACCCGTCTCTCTACAAATCCAGTAGAAATAGATCTGAAATGAGCAAAATAATCCACACCCTTATTAAGAATCCTTCACAATGTACATTGTGatgacaggggtgtgtgtgtataacataaatgcatatataacatgtatatacatacacatagctaTAGACAAATGTTTGTATAGACAAATGTTGACCAAGTCTAAGGGTAATGAATCACACAGAGTGGAAGACTTTTAGTTTGAATTCTGACAAATTTCCATTACAGAAGGAACCTTCCAAGGTCATCTTTGTTACTGGGAGATCATCATGATGAGCAAAATAAGGGAGACTCAGAAAGCCAAATATTGTTAAGTTTTGTCTCATATGGGAAATGTGGAAATAGAATGAGGAGTATTTAGGGAACAGGAAGAAGGCTACTGGGACAGAGGCTGGAGATAGTGAAGGGGATGGATGAATATGGTCATAGTAGTTGACTTTAATAGAAATGTCATTATGAAATAATATTATGTATAATGAATATAAactaaaaagtttaaataaataaaaataaaactgcagtTGCAAGGACAAAGGTCACTCACCATTTTTTGCAGGAGGGGagggggttttgttttgatttgttgttgttttctctttttatagctTGAGATGTgagttctttttactttttatcatgGGCCTTAAAAGGTATTCTGTGCAGATTATAAAAGGctactttaaaaatgatttaaaaggaaCAACCTTAAACTAAATAGCCTTAGTTTGAAGAATTGGTGTAgtgagagttttggtttctttaaagcccagttattttatgtgaataggtttttgtttgaatcccaggtgtggggataagaggctgcttcacagcaggtgattatgatttgcctcctgCACGAGCAGGGGCGTgatctttgccagctgcagatagtttgaTTTTGGGGACTCTGGGGAGGGTATAAATGAGAGAGCCCTGAGAGGGCCTGAGACAGTGGCTGCTCCTTCTGCTGCTGACCCAACTGCTTCTGGTTCCTGCTGTTGCAGTTTGTCCATGAGCAAAGAGACTAGAAGAAGAAGTTATCCTGAAGACAAAGgttggacttgccccaaggaagcaaatgcccctaatcagcaggaagtattTTAAAGAGGTCtccacttcctttctcctctaactTTGTTTCTCTCCTACTTAGTGTTGTGGgattggaagggattagggtggaataATGGTTGGAAGGGTGGGGGACACAAGAACTCaataaaatagctaaaataaaatacaccaaCAGGTTACAGCCCCACAGAGCTGATCCCACCAGACAGGGCGTTTCTTTATGGCTTCTTTGTCTGAATTGACGAGTGCAGACTGGACTTAAAGCAGTTCGGACCATGTGCAACAAGCTGGACGTAAATGCCCAGTGCATCCTGTCTTGTGCCCCTTGAAGCCACCCCACCTATTCCTCACCCTATCTCCAGAGGTTAGGTTCTTCTGGGCCCCACTTGTTGGAAGGGCAAGACCAGGCAAGGCTTGTGTGAATAGTGAATGTGGGAATGCAATTTCGTTTTCAGCTTGGTTGTCTGCACGCTGAATTTGTACCATAGACTTAAGATGGAAGGGAGGACGCCCAATCCCTGCCCCAACTAGTACAGCCACTTCATACTGGAAAACATCCTCACTGACTGTGCCAAAGGGACCATCCACCTCAATCCTAGCAAATGAGAAAAGACAATGGATGCTTAAAGTCTCATCTCCACCCTTGAGCTCAAACATTGTCTCAGAAATGTTCTTAACAGACTTGCATTTCAGAAAGgagctgttttctctttttggttaCTCTACATCCTGATTTGAGTCTCTGAAGGTCTCAAGGACCTACCTGGGCATTGGTGAGTGCTGTTTTTCAAATGTCCTTATGAGCTTTTCTGTCCAGTCCCCTGCTGCTCGAATATGAATGGAGAAAAATTCTTCCTCTGGAGCAGAGGTCAGAGTAAAGGGATGCCATTCCAGGAAGGAAATCGAGGGGCAATTTACGAATATATACTGTCCTACTTCCATGCTAAAGCCCCGCTTCCTCATCTGCAATTCCAAAACTTTAGATGGGTGCATGACAACCTGTGAAAGAAACACATAATTCATTAgaggcaaacaccaaacatgacaCCGACAGACATTTAAATAGAAGGGTAAAGCTTGAGTGTTTCTGACTTCTAGGAAGAGGTCAAGTCCTCTCTAGAAGTCTAACCTACGACTTAGCTGCAGACAATGTTTGCAGTGTGGAAATGAGATTCTGTGTTGTCAGGGCTCCTGATActtcaagagaaacaaaagagagctttaatatttttatattttagttatcatacaaaatgattaatttcactgtgatatatataaatacatatatattatatattatatattatatatatatacttgctTTCATActctatatatacatttatattttattcatatattaataaaaacaggaaaatgctTATTTTCATTTAACAAAGCTCAGGTTCCCTATCTACATTTCACAATGACTTATTTCACACTTTATAATTGAATAAAAATCCTATTGTGTTCTTTTTTACAATTACTTCTTTTCTGTAAAAAAGCTTGTTTGTCgtgtatgtaccatgtgcataatAGTGCCACAGATGCCAGAGGCGGTGTCAGAGCCTGAGCTGGACTCATACAATGGTGTGCTCCATATGGGTACTCTTAACCCActgccatctccccagtcccctgaAAACTGCCATCTGGATTGTTTAAACATTGGTAACTAGTTCTTTAGTTTAGCTCACAAGAACAGTTCCAGAGCCTTGACCATAGAAGAAAAGCACTCATCGCTGAGTGGTATCCTCAATCTCAGTTCACCCTTTAAATAATCACCatgtacacaaaacaaaatacatttgtgGACGATCTCTGGCTCCAGTCCCCTGTTGTTCCAGCCAAAGCCCTATTTTCTCCAATGTTGTCCAGCACTGGAGACACTAAGTATGTTTCCTCCTCCAAAATCCTTTTATGCCTTTGGGGTGAACATGACGATTTAGTTCTGCACTCAAGTAGAACACAACTTTTATCACTGCAATGGAAACTGTACATTCTGTTACCTTGGTAATCACGACCTTCTGCTGGGAGCGATAAAAGCGAAGGATCCTTTCAAAGATATAAAAAGCAATCGGCGCGAGGATCCACTTCCAAGACTACACAAAGACATGGTAAAGAATGTAATTAACCTTCCATCTCTCAGGACTTATCTAAGTAGCACCTCATTTCTTCAGTTAGGGTGTATGTATCAAATTCTCTACTGTGTATCACTATCAAGTCACTAATTTCAGCAAAGTTTAGAATGGAAACATACAAAACAGTACTTTTGTTAATCTCATTAATGAAAGATATCATTCTCTGCAATTCACAGGTCATATCAGGAAGCCCATGGCAAAGACAATGCATAagggtatatgtgtatattttaaattatattctaatttaaaattttgaaaaatctaagaaaactagtccattatttaaaatgaaaaaagaaaaattcaaaataggctaaaatgattaaatattaactaagtaatatatatatatatatatatatatatatatatagtgtaatGACTGATGCTACTGGTAGGTAGAAATACACAAAACTTGACTTCCATCTCAGCACCACAAAACACCAAAAGTAAACAGATTACAAAACACAATAACACTGTAGTCCATCAGGTTGGATGCTAAGGTTTATAGCGAGATTCCGAGCAGTCCACATGttcacatatgtagctgaaggGTGTTGACAGCACTTCCCTAGATGGCAGTGTGCCATCACGTcgcaacaaaatcaaaagctttccctctctttttaacCATGGAATTTCACTTCTAgaaaatacagattaaaaaaataacgAGGGTGTGCATACAACTCATGACAACTGTATGTCAAAATATTGACTAAGAAAAAATGACTAAAATGCCACATTACAGATGCTTTTAAAACAAGTGTTTAAAAAGGAATATTTGACAACTCGGGACAGACACTATGACATAGAGGGATCACCTCAGGTTGTAGAACTATATAAATTCActtccaatgattttttttaactatcttggattaaaatgtattatttatcttAATGTTTAAATGGTAGATGTGTTAAGAGTATCTTTTTGTAAATGTTTGTGGAAAGAACAAAGAAGTACATTTGAGTGACAAAACTGGTATCCTCAGCTTTAGGATATTACATGGCCAATCAAAGTGACTTCTGAACTTAAGTGTATCTCAAAACAGGCCAATTTAATGTGTCTCCAGCATTATATGAAGAAAATACACTGATAAGCAATAATCCTCACCTGGGATCCATAAAGACTATGACATCGAACAGTGTGACTTCAACTCAGTTATGTCCCCACTGTTGATAGATTCCACTCTAATCCCAGCAATCTGTCCATCTGGCCATTTATCTATCTAGGTCTGACACTGCACTTGACCTCCACTTGGCTTCCATGGCCCTGTGCCTAGCAATTGCAGGTAGACTCAACACCAAAGCTCTGCTCAGTTATGGCTCTGTGGCTTTGCCCtctttttacatgagtgctgagACTCTGATCTCGTGTTCTTATGCCTGTGTAACAAGCACTTTACATGCCCTCATAAAAACTGAAACAGCAATTATCAAGCACGCTATAACATTAAAGACAGCCTACTTCAGGGATGCTTTGATTTTTCTCCATGGACATTTGACTGGGATTTCAAAGCTGAGCTTTGGAACAATACAGAGATCAAGGGTTTCATCActggtttcattaaaaaaataaacctagaCCTGAATACAAATGCCATTAATTGCTGACTGTGACTTTACTTCATCTTACAAAATTCTAGTCTTTTTGTCCCAAAATGGATATGAAAGAATTACTTCAGAAATCACCTATCTCAGGCAGAAACACTGAGGTTTAGCAAATATTATTTCACTTCTATAAGAAGGTCCCACAACACGTAGCAGCCATTAATCCTATTTCTTTCAAGCATCCCTGTAATTGCCTGTTGCAAATGATTTTGGAAGACTGTAAATATCTTTCATAGGAAGGAACCAATGAGGAACTAATAATGACAACACTTAACAGGTAACATTAATTAGGTGTTAGTCCTTCTCCCATAGCATTCTTACCTCAGGGGGTTGCCCCACAAAATGAGGACGCCTGCAACTCCTTTCATACTTATCCCACTCACGGAAAGAGTATGAACAGTTTCGGGGATGACTTTCActcatgctctcttctgtttgaCCCCGGACAATCCCCCTGAAACGTAGAAAGTAGGACAGTTTATGATAATGAATTACTGCAATATCAGGGGCTGGGATACAAGAAAGGGGATCAGGAGACCTTACCCCAGGCCATGGATCCCTAAGCAGATGATATAGATGATGAAAAGGTGATGTGTATACCAGAAGAGCTCAAAATAATTCCTGCGGATAAACTCCATAGCTGAAGTTACCATGAGAACCAAAGCCACAGTGGCGACCACTCCAGTAAGGCCAGCAATACTGGTAAATGCTGCATACATCACTGTCTGTGAAAGGAGAAAATGTCagcctggcacacacacaaaaaaaaatccaccaagaataCTATGATCTTCCTAATGGTGACCAGATGCCCATTCTTTGTCATCAAATCGCCTCACCATGTTTGGAGACTGGATAGGATTT
It encodes the following:
- the Nox1 gene encoding LOW QUALITY PROTEIN: NADPH oxidase 1 (The sequence of the model RefSeq protein was modified relative to this genomic sequence to represent the inferred CDS: inserted 2 bases in 1 codon), with protein sequence MGNWLVNHWLSLSLLVSWLGLNIFLFVYAFLNYEKSDKYYYTREILGTALALARASALCLNFNSMVILIPVCRNLLSFLRGTCSFCNHTLRKPLDHNLTFHKLVAYMICIFTAIHIIAHLFNFERYSRSQQAMDGSLASVLSSLFHPEKEDSWLNPIQSPNMTVMYAAFTSIAGLTGVVATVALVLMVTSAMEFIRRNYFELFWYTHHLFIIYIICLGIHGLGGIVRGQTEESMSESHPRNCSYSFREWDKYERSCRRPHFVGQPPESWKWILAPIAFYIFERILRFYRSQQKVVITKVVMHPSKVLELQMRKRGFSMEVGQYIFVNCPSISFLEWHPFTLTSAPEEEFFSIHIRAAGDWTEKLIRTFEKQHSPMPRIEVDGPFGTVSEDVFQYEVAVLVGAGIGRPPFXILSLWYKFSVQTTKLKTKQIYFYWICRETGAFAWFNNLLNSLEQETDELGKPDFLNYRLFLTGWDSNIAGHAALNFDRATDVLTGLKQKTSFGRPMWDNEFSRIATAHPKSVVGVFLCGPPTLAKSLRKCCRRYSSLDPRKVQFYFNKETF